From one Peptoniphilaceae bacterium AMB_02 genomic stretch:
- a CDS encoding ABC transporter ATP-binding protein gives MNTYKRLFRYTPEVMHYLWMAIIFSIIAAILSILPYYYFWNYLNELVIKGSGANTFRFAIIIVGILLAYLLVYLLALWMSHLLGFRMESNMRKVGTKHMLNASWSFFDTHSSGYIRKLIDDNAGRTHMLIAHLIPDITVAIIVPLFMLAILAIVDWKLAILFIAVVGVGLVQYKGMMGDQAFMKQYTAALERMNSETVEYVRGMQVLKIFNVTVRSLKSLYDSIKLYADMSYNYTKSCRRSYVSFQVVFNLFIAFTVPLGIILINRGVDILLIAIECIFFALIAGNIFTSFMKIMYTAMYDYHAQDTVDKLETLFSKMDEKKLEYGIIEEMSDFDIEFKNVSFRYDEDYVIKNLNLKLEAGKTYALVGASGGGKSTIAKLLSGFYKIEEGEILIGGHKLSEYTEGSLSRNIANVFQNAKLFKMSIYDNVKLVNTNAKHEEIMRALSNAGCDEILDKFEKREHTMIGADGVCLSGGETQRIAIARAILKDSPLVILDEASAAADPENEYEIQCAFTNLMRGKTVIMIAHRLTSIRGVDEILVVDNGNIIERGSHNELMSRKTKYRELQELFAKSNDWRIHD, from the coding sequence ATGAATACTTATAAAAGATTATTTAGGTATACGCCGGAAGTAATGCACTACCTTTGGATGGCTATTATTTTTTCGATTATAGCGGCGATACTTAGCATTTTACCCTATTATTATTTTTGGAACTATTTAAACGAGTTGGTAATAAAAGGCAGTGGTGCAAATACATTTAGATTTGCGATTATTATAGTGGGAATCCTTTTGGCTTATTTGCTGGTTTATTTGCTGGCACTATGGATGAGTCACTTGCTAGGTTTTCGCATGGAATCAAATATGCGAAAAGTAGGTACAAAGCATATGTTAAATGCTTCTTGGAGTTTTTTCGATACTCATTCTTCGGGATATATTAGAAAACTCATAGACGACAATGCGGGAAGAACCCATATGTTAATAGCTCACCTCATTCCGGATATTACAGTTGCCATCATAGTGCCTCTATTTATGCTGGCGATACTTGCGATTGTGGACTGGAAATTAGCTATATTATTTATTGCTGTTGTTGGGGTTGGACTAGTGCAATACAAGGGAATGATGGGCGATCAAGCCTTCATGAAACAATATACTGCCGCACTCGAAAGAATGAACTCTGAAACAGTTGAGTATGTCAGAGGAATGCAGGTTCTCAAGATTTTTAATGTAACCGTCAGATCGCTCAAATCTCTATACGATAGCATAAAGCTGTACGCTGATATGTCCTATAATTACACTAAATCGTGTAGGCGTTCATATGTCTCATTCCAAGTCGTATTCAATTTATTTATTGCTTTTACAGTACCTCTTGGAATCATTTTAATAAATAGAGGAGTAGATATACTCTTAATAGCAATTGAATGTATATTTTTTGCACTCATAGCAGGAAATATTTTTACTTCTTTTATGAAGATAATGTATACGGCAATGTACGATTACCATGCACAAGACACTGTGGACAAGTTGGAAACTCTGTTTAGCAAGATGGATGAAAAGAAACTTGAGTATGGAATAATTGAGGAAATGAGTGATTTTGATATTGAGTTTAAAAATGTGTCTTTTAGATACGATGAGGACTATGTCATAAAAAATCTGAATCTAAAACTTGAAGCAGGTAAGACCTATGCATTAGTAGGTGCGTCCGGGGGCGGAAAGAGTACTATAGCTAAGTTGTTGAGCGGTTTTTATAAGATAGAAGAGGGAGAAATCCTGATAGGAGGACATAAACTGTCTGAATATACGGAAGGATCTCTTTCTAGAAATATAGCTAATGTGTTCCAAAATGCCAAATTATTTAAAATGAGCATTTATGATAATGTAAAGTTAGTCAATACTAATGCAAAGCATGAAGAAATAATGAGAGCACTTTCAAATGCAGGCTGTGATGAGATACTCGACAAGTTTGAAAAAAGAGAACATACCATGATAGGTGCCGACGGCGTGTGTTTGTCAGGTGGCGAGACTCAGAGGATTGCTATTGCAAGGGCGATATTAAAGGATTCTCCGCTTGTCATACTTGACGAAGCTTCCGCTGCTGCTGATCCTGAAAATGAATATGAAATTCAGTGTGCCTTTACGAATCTAATGAGAGGCAAGACTGTTATTATGATAGCTCATAGGCTAACTTCCATAAGAGGAGTAGATGAAATACTTGTAGTGGATAATGGTAATATCATCGAAAGAGGAAGTCATAATGAGCTTATGAGCAGGAAAACCAAGTATAGGGAATTACAGGAACTATTTGCGAAGTCAAATGATTGGAGGATTCATGATTAA
- a CDS encoding ABC transporter ATP-binding protein has product MIKRIQNIFSLSESGATGVLKAAAASIVKYFAYMLPIIILMYFLDSALSGNIGNPLIYTAVIIVCGIIMYIVIHIDYDALYTATYKEAKALRIEIADVLKELPLSYFSRHNLSDLAQTIMQDVADIEHAMSHAIPQAIGFVFYFIAVSILMLMGNVKMGLAIIIPFLFSLVLLVVSKKGQIRETTVYYQKLRDNSEKFQEAIEMQQEIRSYSIKDEVLKDIEESIDESEKIHIRAEIFQAIPVNLSSALIKFTFGSAIFFGTLLFLNGEISVVYLLGYLLAAGKIMAAMDGLHMNLAEILYIDARIKRIKEIRSVVIQEGEPHDLKSFDIEFKDVDFSYRDNKKVVDGVSFTCKQGEVTALVGPSGCGKTSILRLASRLYDYDDGQILIDGVDIKKIGTESLFSNVSIVFQDVVLFNESILENIRIGNPRATDEEVVYAARLANCEDFIEKLPDSYQTLIGENGNKLSGGERQRISIARAFLKDAPIILLDEISASLDVVNEMKIQESLNKLIEDKTVIVVSHRLKSIENADKIIVMNDGSIEAIGKHNDLLGESETYRRMIEKSELTENYQY; this is encoded by the coding sequence ATGATTAAAAGAATACAAAATATATTTAGTTTAAGTGAATCCGGAGCTACCGGAGTACTCAAGGCGGCGGCTGCTTCAATTGTGAAGTATTTTGCCTATATGCTTCCAATAATTATACTGATGTACTTCCTGGATTCTGCACTTAGTGGAAATATCGGAAATCCACTAATTTATACTGCTGTGATAATAGTATGCGGAATTATTATGTACATAGTCATACATATTGACTATGATGCACTGTATACTGCTACTTACAAGGAAGCAAAAGCTCTTCGTATAGAGATTGCGGATGTTTTAAAAGAGCTGCCGCTCTCCTACTTTTCAAGACATAATCTATCAGACCTTGCTCAGACGATAATGCAAGATGTAGCAGATATAGAACATGCTATGAGTCATGCAATACCACAAGCTATTGGATTTGTATTTTATTTTATAGCGGTTTCTATTCTTATGCTGATGGGTAATGTAAAGATGGGCTTGGCGATTATCATTCCTTTCTTATTCAGCTTGGTCTTATTAGTTGTTTCGAAAAAAGGTCAGATTCGAGAGACAACTGTTTATTATCAGAAACTAAGAGATAATTCTGAAAAGTTTCAAGAAGCAATTGAGATGCAGCAGGAAATCCGTTCTTATTCAATAAAGGATGAAGTACTGAAAGACATTGAGGAGTCAATAGATGAAAGTGAAAAGATACACATAAGGGCTGAAATCTTTCAAGCGATTCCTGTAAACTTATCATCTGCACTGATTAAATTTACTTTTGGTTCTGCCATATTCTTTGGGACACTACTGTTTCTAAATGGAGAAATATCAGTGGTTTATTTGCTGGGTTACCTGTTGGCGGCCGGTAAAATCATGGCTGCAATGGATGGACTGCATATGAATCTTGCCGAGATATTGTACATTGACGCTAGGATTAAGAGAATTAAGGAAATAAGAAGTGTAGTGATTCAGGAAGGAGAACCTCATGATTTAAAGAGTTTTGATATTGAGTTTAAGGACGTGGATTTTTCATATAGGGATAATAAAAAGGTAGTAGATGGTGTAAGTTTTACCTGTAAGCAAGGGGAAGTAACAGCTCTTGTAGGTCCCTCAGGTTGTGGAAAGACTTCAATACTAAGGCTGGCTTCAAGACTCTATGACTATGACGATGGTCAGATTTTAATAGATGGAGTGGATATTAAAAAAATTGGCACCGAATCCTTATTTTCAAATGTATCGATTGTGTTTCAAGATGTAGTATTATTTAATGAATCCATACTTGAAAATATTCGGATCGGAAATCCGAGGGCTACAGATGAAGAGGTTGTGTATGCGGCAAGACTTGCAAATTGTGAAGATTTTATTGAAAAACTGCCTGATTCTTACCAAACCTTAATAGGAGAAAACGGGAACAAATTGTCCGGCGGAGAGAGACAGAGGATATCAATTGCTAGAGCATTTCTTAAAGATGCACCCATTATACTTCTGGACGAAATCTCAGCATCTCTCGATGTTGTAAATGAAATGAAAATCCAAGAGAGTTTAAATAAACTTATAGAGGACAAAACGGTAATAGTCGTATCGCATAGGCTGAAATCCATTGAAAATGCAGATAAGATAATAGTTATGAACGATGGTAGCATTGAAGCAATTGGTAAACATAATGACTTGTTGGGAGAATCGGAAACATATCGTAGAATGATCGAAAAATCGGAATTAACGGAAAATTATCAATATTAG
- a CDS encoding MptD family putative ECF transporter S component: MKKDKFTVRDLVNAGLFSVLVLAAVWVSGMIGFLPITMPIVPFVCTFVAGPVFMLYSTRIKRFGMLLIMGIIFGAAFSASGHGIYVFPGIVIVTLIGEYILKMGDYNSIKHARWAYTVFALFAGANLLPLYISRESYYKALVESGYGVEYADKLMTYLPTWSFVPVVLFGCLGAYLGAGLGIKILNKHFKSAGMV, from the coding sequence ATGAAAAAAGATAAATTTACAGTAAGAGATTTAGTTAATGCAGGACTGTTTTCAGTACTTGTGCTGGCAGCTGTTTGGGTTTCCGGAATGATAGGTTTTTTACCTATTACGATGCCCATCGTGCCTTTTGTATGTACCTTTGTAGCAGGACCTGTGTTTATGTTATATAGTACCAGAATTAAAAGATTTGGAATGCTGTTAATCATGGGAATTATTTTTGGGGCTGCTTTTTCAGCTTCAGGACATGGTATTTACGTGTTCCCGGGGATTGTAATCGTAACCCTTATTGGAGAATATATTTTGAAAATGGGAGACTACAACAGTATCAAACATGCAAGATGGGCTTATACGGTATTTGCACTATTTGCAGGGGCAAACCTGCTTCCACTTTATATTTCTAGAGAAAGTTACTATAAAGCATTGGTTGAAAGCGGTTATGGAGTGGAGTACGCTGATAAACTCATGACCTACTTACCAACCTGGTCCTTCGTGCCTGTAGTCCTTTTTGGCTGCTTAGGAGCTTATCTAGGAGCCGGCTTAGGGATTAAAATACTGAACAAACATTTTAAAAGTGCGGGGATGGTGTAA
- a CDS encoding energy-coupling factor transporter transmembrane component T encodes MTIMISTISISGGISRSHPGISVFLYLVPILLLLEEKKWKASCYGLVFIGFGIMLNYFFFDSTIGFINTLILMITGIILRMLPGYLMAYYTYSSTSMSDLVESLRRIRLPDELIIPISVMFRFFGSISEDYNSVSIAMRMHDLTLKKHILSPLKYMELKLVPLLMVSIKTADDVAVSAMTRGLVVGGERSSLSKTEIRTIDWILILIMSCIFVIFIKGSIL; translated from the coding sequence ATGACGATAATGATTAGTACGATTTCCATATCCGGGGGGATTTCCAGAAGCCACCCCGGTATTTCCGTTTTTCTATACCTGGTTCCTATTTTATTATTACTAGAAGAAAAGAAATGGAAAGCCTCATGCTACGGGCTGGTTTTCATAGGATTTGGCATTATGCTCAACTATTTTTTCTTTGACAGTACTATTGGCTTTATAAATACTCTTATTCTTATGATTACAGGTATAATACTCAGGATGTTACCTGGGTACTTGATGGCTTATTATACCTACTCTTCTACATCTATGTCGGACTTGGTCGAATCCCTAAGGAGGATTAGACTACCTGATGAACTCATCATTCCGATTTCAGTTATGTTTAGATTTTTTGGTTCTATCAGTGAGGACTATAATTCTGTATCTATTGCCATGAGAATGCATGATTTGACGCTCAAAAAGCATATTCTAAGCCCGTTAAAATACATGGAGCTAAAGCTGGTACCACTATTGATGGTAAGCATAAAAACAGCTGATGATGTAGCTGTATCGGCAATGACTAGAGGACTTGTAGTAGGAGGAGAGAGAAGCTCTCTTTCTAAAACGGAAATTAGGACCATTGATTGGATATTAATCCTCATTATGAGCTGTATATTTGTGATATTTATTAAGGGAAGTATATTATGA
- a CDS encoding ABC transporter ATP-binding protein: MIKIVDLSLKYEDKIILENGNIEFERGKIHLITGNSGSGKSSLIKLINGLIPEVVSGTVTGDICYNGKSILNSSITDRSRYISTVFQNPKTQFFTTNTLDELAFAMENRNTPPEEIIKTIDHYTNLLHTEDLMDTEISKLSGGQKQMLAVTAVVCLNQEIYLFDEPSSSLDIESIERIREVCLFLKSQGKIVIIAEHRLYYLKEIADQIIILNNGKCSVHKSEELTDDFVTKNNLRTLTKLGKKDLQSLNYRRKNLLEHDINEGDSLKCIDYCCRYNNCQIFGMSITFPKGIHFIIGENGIGKTSFYKNFCGVLKCRNQKTIYKGDKIKKEGKSISLVMQDVNYQLFTETVWDEISIVSDDDELKEKILRTVGLLDKKDKHPQTLSGGEKQRLSFALCIASTKDIILMDEPTSGLCKKSMGRIISLLKEMERAGKTIIIITHDYEFIMECGGSVIEFYK; encoded by the coding sequence ATGATAAAAATAGTTGACCTATCTTTAAAATATGAAGACAAGATAATACTGGAAAATGGAAATATAGAATTTGAAAGAGGAAAGATTCATTTAATAACGGGCAATTCCGGTAGTGGCAAGAGCTCATTAATTAAACTGATTAACGGATTGATCCCTGAAGTTGTAAGTGGAACCGTCACAGGGGATATCTGCTATAATGGAAAATCCATTCTGAATTCCTCAATAACAGACAGAAGCAGGTATATCTCGACTGTATTTCAAAATCCTAAGACTCAGTTTTTTACGACCAATACCCTTGATGAATTGGCATTTGCTATGGAGAACAGGAATACACCTCCTGAAGAAATCATTAAGACCATAGATCATTATACGAATCTTTTACATACCGAGGATTTAATGGATACTGAGATTAGTAAATTATCAGGTGGTCAAAAACAAATGCTTGCTGTTACAGCCGTGGTATGTCTAAATCAGGAGATTTATCTTTTTGATGAACCTTCATCATCACTTGACATAGAGTCGATAGAGAGAATCCGTGAAGTATGTCTATTTTTAAAATCTCAAGGGAAAATCGTAATAATTGCAGAACATAGACTGTATTATTTAAAGGAAATTGCAGATCAAATAATTATACTCAATAATGGTAAGTGCAGTGTTCATAAGTCGGAGGAACTCACCGATGACTTCGTTACAAAAAATAATTTAAGGACCTTAACTAAATTAGGGAAAAAGGATCTTCAAAGCCTAAACTATAGAAGAAAAAATTTGCTGGAGCATGATATAAATGAAGGAGACTCACTAAAGTGCATCGATTACTGTTGCAGGTACAATAATTGCCAAATCTTTGGTATGAGCATAACCTTCCCAAAGGGCATCCACTTTATTATCGGTGAAAACGGCATAGGCAAAACGAGCTTTTATAAAAACTTTTGCGGCGTTCTAAAATGTAGGAATCAAAAGACGATTTATAAAGGAGACAAGATAAAAAAAGAAGGTAAATCCATAAGTCTAGTAATGCAAGATGTGAATTACCAGCTTTTCACAGAAACGGTGTGGGATGAGATATCCATAGTGTCGGATGATGATGAATTAAAAGAAAAAATACTAAGAACGGTAGGACTGCTAGATAAAAAGGACAAACACCCTCAAACATTATCTGGAGGGGAAAAACAAAGACTGTCCTTTGCTCTTTGCATCGCATCGACCAAGGACATAATCCTAATGGATGAACCAACCTCGGGGCTGTGCAAAAAGTCGATGGGTAGGATTATCTCTCTACTAAAAGAAATGGAAAGAGCCGGAAAAACAATCATAATAATAACGCATGATTACGAATTTATCATGGAGTGCGGTGGCAGCGTAATCGAGTTCTATAAATAA
- a CDS encoding flavodoxin family protein, whose translation MKALVVVGGYRKKNTWHMAESFAEGLMKIGYEVEKIYLKSFSIKHCTGCEGCYKTGKCVIKDEMTELYEKIDDSKVIVLASPLYFYMVSGDMKTFIDRGQPFWERTHRRKETDGTNKKIGVFLACNGGKYGHDDFFATYKPLRTYFGSIGAEYLINYYVSETDTRPVMERPDVLEEIAELGTKVNDGKKYMIHV comes from the coding sequence ATGAAAGCACTGGTTGTGGTTGGTGGTTATCGAAAAAAGAACACTTGGCATATGGCGGAGTCTTTTGCTGAAGGTTTGATGAAGATAGGCTATGAAGTTGAAAAAATATACTTAAAAAGTTTTAGTATCAAACATTGTACAGGCTGTGAAGGCTGTTATAAAACCGGCAAATGCGTAATAAAGGATGAAATGACCGAATTATATGAAAAGATAGACGATTCTAAAGTTATAGTACTCGCTTCTCCTCTTTATTTTTACATGGTTTCGGGAGATATGAAGACTTTCATAGACAGGGGTCAGCCTTTTTGGGAGAGAACCCATAGGAGAAAAGAAACCGATGGTACAAATAAAAAGATTGGAGTTTTCTTAGCTTGTAATGGCGGTAAGTACGGACACGATGATTTTTTTGCAACCTATAAACCGCTAAGAACCTATTTTGGATCTATAGGAGCAGAATACCTAATTAATTACTATGTCTCAGAGACTGATACCAGACCAGTAATGGAAAGACCTGATGTACTTGAAGAAATAGCAGAGCTCGGAACAAAGGTCAATGACGGGAAGAAGTATATGATACATGTTTGA
- a CDS encoding DNA starvation/stationary phase protection protein, whose translation MKKVDLYLANLAVVNIKLHNLHWNVTGINFKAIHEYLEGLYDSAFEKFDEVAEYQKMNGVYPKARLAEYLEISDIDELESKDYNGKETIEITIETLEHMRDNALDIIEDTDCFVLSNMMEDHVTEYNKHIWFLKTMLK comes from the coding sequence TTGAAAAAAGTAGATTTATATTTAGCAAATTTAGCAGTTGTAAATATCAAACTTCACAACTTGCACTGGAATGTCACAGGAATTAACTTTAAAGCCATACACGAATATTTAGAAGGGCTTTATGACTCAGCATTTGAAAAATTTGATGAAGTAGCCGAATATCAAAAGATGAACGGTGTTTATCCAAAAGCCAGACTGGCAGAATACCTGGAGATTTCAGACATAGATGAACTTGAAAGCAAGGACTACAACGGAAAAGAAACCATTGAAATCACTATCGAAACCCTTGAGCATATGAGAGACAATGCTCTTGATATAATAGAGGATACAGACTGTTTTGTACTATCCAATATGATGGAAGATCATGTAACTGAGTACAATAAGCATATCTGGTTCTTGAAAACAATGCTAAAATAA
- the pflA gene encoding pyruvate formate-lyase-activating protein, whose protein sequence is MIKGRLHSIQTMGLLDGPGVRTVFFLQGCPLRCIYCHNPDSQRIGCGEEITVEDVLNTVKKYRPYYGNEGGVTFSGGEPLNQPEFLLEALKTLKREGFNTCIDTSGFGPPEYFEEILKYSDTVLLDIKSFSNTGYLEIAGVGNGIFNKFIKTVKNSSVSVIIRHVMVPGYTDNKSSMDKLINYISPIIKQVERVEILPFHKMGEEKYTELGLNYTLTDVPEMDKTRALGFEYYVNRVSGKFKRMEKMKKEVFDQVLVDKWMSESHLFKNLTKDERTNISKLIEFRRMNRGELIFKSFDRADRLFMVCNGKIKIYENTLDGKEQIMYIYSEREFIGGLNLLRDTDYIYNGECIEPGVIGVIRKEVFDTFLKDNPEVLLRILKMSFERIRLAEDMIRRLTTTSTDVKVAALLLKMIPEFGHPSGSSIILHLSMTREELGSLVGLTRETITRKLGELKDQGIIELESNKTIIIHDANKLREISEA, encoded by the coding sequence ATGATAAAAGGAAGACTTCATTCAATTCAAACAATGGGATTACTGGATGGACCTGGTGTTAGGACTGTGTTTTTCTTGCAGGGATGTCCGTTAAGATGCATATACTGTCACAATCCTGATAGTCAAAGGATCGGTTGTGGTGAAGAGATAACGGTGGAGGATGTATTAAATACGGTTAAAAAGTATAGACCTTATTACGGCAATGAGGGAGGGGTGACTTTTTCGGGTGGTGAACCGCTTAATCAACCTGAATTTTTACTCGAAGCACTTAAGACCTTGAAGAGGGAAGGCTTCAATACTTGTATTGATACTTCGGGTTTTGGACCTCCGGAATACTTTGAGGAAATTTTAAAATACTCAGATACAGTTCTACTGGATATAAAGAGTTTTTCCAATACCGGATACCTTGAGATTGCAGGTGTTGGAAATGGAATATTTAATAAATTCATAAAGACGGTTAAAAATTCTTCGGTTAGTGTTATAATTAGACATGTCATGGTTCCCGGTTATACCGACAACAAGAGTTCCATGGACAAATTAATCAATTATATTTCTCCCATCATTAAACAAGTAGAAAGAGTTGAAATACTACCTTTCCACAAAATGGGAGAAGAAAAATATACTGAGCTTGGTCTTAACTATACATTGACTGATGTTCCTGAAATGGATAAAACAAGGGCATTGGGTTTCGAATACTATGTAAATAGAGTATCAGGCAAGTTCAAGAGGATGGAAAAGATGAAAAAAGAAGTCTTTGACCAAGTTTTAGTAGACAAATGGATGAGTGAGAGTCATCTGTTTAAGAATTTAACCAAAGATGAGAGAACAAATATATCCAAACTTATAGAGTTCAGAAGGATGAACAGAGGAGAGCTTATTTTTAAGAGTTTTGATAGAGCCGACAGATTGTTTATGGTGTGTAATGGTAAGATTAAAATCTATGAGAATACTCTCGACGGCAAGGAACAAATTATGTACATCTACTCTGAACGAGAGTTTATAGGGGGACTAAACCTTTTAAGGGATACTGATTATATCTACAATGGCGAGTGTATCGAGCCAGGTGTTATCGGAGTTATTAGAAAAGAAGTTTTCGATACATTTTTGAAGGATAATCCTGAGGTATTGCTTAGAATTCTGAAGATGTCCTTTGAAAGGATAAGACTTGCTGAAGATATGATTAGAAGACTTACAACTACCAGTACGGATGTAAAGGTTGCCGCTTTACTATTAAAGATGATTCCTGAATTTGGACATCCAAGCGGCAGTTCGATTATACTCCATCTGAGTATGACAAGGGAGGAACTTGGTTCTCTAGTAGGACTTACCAGAGAGACTATTACGAGAAAACTCGGTGAACTAAAAGACCAGGGAATAATTGAACTGGAATCCAATAAGACTATTATTATACACGATGCTAATAAATTAAGAGAGATTTCGGAAGCATAA
- a CDS encoding type II CAAX endopeptidase family protein produces the protein MEKTKYNKLFGGLILHLLIFTLVPMIFLGKIKNTSTILIITAIVAFIPTYIIMGHREFMNQLTQKRERVNPLFIICLALAPMATNIIGGLVEEGIKKGLTLFGLSFFKTTAEMANEIMTMPSLSIILYTCLLAPLFEELVYRNYLSRSIEKPRPWLGICISGLLFALMHTNFDQSISLVPTGIYFGYLALRYSTWVAIAAHVLNNSIFFVSAFLDGRPYGEQFGQILFFIGIASSILVGISAFKYFKKNRNMGTGEKAEYLKNPFFWAFIIICIIMMFLNEYAARI, from the coding sequence TTGGAAAAGACAAAATACAACAAACTGTTTGGTGGTTTAATACTACATCTATTGATTTTTACGCTGGTACCAATGATATTTTTGGGGAAAATAAAGAATACAAGCACCATATTGATAATAACGGCTATTGTAGCATTTATTCCAACTTATATAATAATGGGACATCGTGAATTTATGAATCAACTGACTCAAAAAAGAGAAAGAGTGAATCCGCTATTTATTATATGTCTCGCTCTTGCACCTATGGCCACCAATATAATTGGAGGTCTAGTAGAGGAGGGGATAAAAAAAGGACTGACACTTTTTGGACTATCATTCTTTAAAACAACTGCAGAAATGGCTAATGAAATTATGACGATGCCATCCCTGTCAATTATATTGTACACTTGTCTACTAGCTCCGTTATTTGAAGAATTGGTGTACAGAAATTACCTTTCAAGGTCAATTGAAAAACCTAGACCATGGCTTGGTATTTGTATATCGGGACTTCTGTTTGCTCTTATGCATACCAATTTCGATCAGAGTATAAGTTTGGTGCCTACAGGTATATACTTCGGTTATCTGGCACTAAGATATTCCACATGGGTTGCCATAGCAGCTCATGTGCTGAATAATAGTATATTTTTTGTATCGGCATTTTTGGATGGAAGACCTTATGGCGAGCAGTTCGGACAAATACTGTTTTTTATCGGTATTGCATCTTCAATACTCGTCGGTATTTCAGCTTTTAAATACTTTAAGAAAAATAGAAATATGGGAACAGGTGAAAAGGCGGAATATTTAAAAAATCCGTTCTTCTGGGCATTTATCATCATATGTATAATCATGATGTTCTTAAATGAATACGCAGCCAGAATATAA